A part of Macaca mulatta isolate MMU2019108-1 chromosome 12, T2T-MMU8v2.0, whole genome shotgun sequence genomic DNA contains:
- the INSIG2 gene encoding insulin-induced gene 2 protein isoform X1, which yields MAEGETESPGPKKCGPYISSVTSQSVNLMIRGVVLFFIGVFLALVLNLLQIQRNVTLFPPDVIASIFSSAWWVPPCCGTASAVIGLLYPCIDRHLGEPHKFKREWSSVMRCVAVFVGINHASAKVDFDNNIQLSLTLAALSIGLWWTFDRSRSGFGLGVGIAFLATLVTQLLVYNGVYQYTSPDFLYVRSWLPCIFFAGGITMGNIGRQLAMYECKVIAEKSHQE from the exons ATGGCGGAAGGAGAGACAGAGTCACCTGGGCCCaaaaaatgtggcccatatatcTCATCTGTCACTAGCCAGAGTGTGAACTTGATGATTCGAGGAGTAGTGCTATTTTTTATTGGAGTATTTCTTGCATTGGTGTTAAACTTACTTCAGATTCAGAGAAATGTGACGCTCTTTCCACCTGATGTGATTGCAAGCATCTTTTCTTCTGCATGGTGGGTACCCCCATGCTGTGGCACGGCTTCAG cTGTGATTGGGTTATTATACCCCTGCATTGACAGACATCTAGGAGAACCACATAAATTTAAAAGAGAGTGGTCCAGTGTAATGCGGTGTGTAGCAGTCTTTGTTGGTATAAATCATGCCAGTGCT AAAGTGGATTTTGATAACAACATACAGTTGTCTCTCACACTGGCTGCACTATCCATTGGACTGTGGTGGACTTTTGATAGATCTAGAAGTGGTTTTGGCCTTGGAGTAGGAATCGCCTTCTTGGCAACCCTGGTCACTCAATTACTAGTATATAATGGTGTTTATCA ATATACATCTCCAGATTTCCTCTATGTTCGTTCTTGGTTACCATGTATATTTTTTGCTGGAGGCATAACAATGGGAAACATTGGTCGACAACTGGCAATG TATGAATGTAAAGTTATCGCAGAAAAATCTCATCAGGAATGA